From one uncultured Methanoregula sp. genomic stretch:
- the hgcB gene encoding mercury methylation ferredoxin HgcB: MMFDSYTENTLRLHTDRCINCRRCTEVCPHAVFAAGEDTVTIARPAACMECGACAGNCPVQAIEVESGVGCAWAMIGAALRGKDLDSGECSCGGDDSTCCGGGENR; this comes from the coding sequence ATGATGTTTGATTCGTACACGGAGAATACCCTCAGGCTCCATACCGACCGGTGTATAAACTGCAGGCGCTGCACTGAAGTGTGCCCGCACGCGGTCTTCGCTGCGGGAGAAGATACGGTCACCATAGCCCGGCCTGCTGCCTGCATGGAGTGCGGGGCATGTGCAGGGAACTGCCCGGTGCAGGCAATCGAAGTAGAGAGCGGTGTCGGCTGTGCCTGGGCGATGATAGGTGCAGCCCTGCGGGGAAAAGACCTGGACAGCGGGGAGTGCAGCTGCGGCGGGGACGACAGCACCTGCTGTGGTGGCGGAGAGAACAGATGA
- a CDS encoding arsenate reductase ArsC, translating to MTKKVRVLFVCTANAARSQMAEGLLRAKYGDRYEAFSAGTRQSTLSPDAVAAMREIGIDISHHRSKTLDEVAGQPIDIAVTVCDRAHQVCPLIPFAKKTIHCGFMDPHTVKGAPGDIAGAYRSVRDAMAAWIDREFGGYLPA from the coding sequence ATGACAAAGAAAGTCCGGGTTCTTTTCGTCTGCACGGCAAACGCTGCCCGCTCGCAGATGGCCGAGGGGCTGCTCCGGGCAAAATATGGTGACCGGTATGAAGCATTCAGCGCCGGGACACGGCAATCAACATTGAGCCCGGACGCAGTTGCTGCAATGCGGGAGATCGGGATCGACATCTCGCACCACCGCTCAAAAACCCTTGACGAAGTTGCCGGGCAGCCCATCGATATCGCAGTAACGGTCTGCGACCGTGCGCACCAGGTCTGTCCGCTCATCCCTTTTGCAAAAAAAACGATTCACTGCGGATTTATGGATCCCCATACCGTGAAAGGCGCCCCCGGAGATATTGCCGGGGCCTACCGGTCAGTCCGCGATGCAATGGCCGCGTGGATCGACAGGGAATTCGGCGGATATCTTCCTGCGTGA
- a CDS encoding NADP-dependent malic enzyme: protein MRFYKKIDGILSPSFKEEVQIMKKAKKRDIYEESLSLHEKYQGKIEVHSKVALANRRDLSLAYTPGVAAVCREIAKDKTLAYKYTLKANTIAIVSDGSRVLSQGNIGGYAAIPVMEGKALLFKKLAGIDAFPICFESYNTQFADNVRNIAPVFGGIALEDIAAPKCFELEESLQGIGIPVMHDDQHGTAVVVLAALLNACRVTKKRFEDLNVVVCGAGAAGFAIIRMLKCIGYNPDLCSTVNDIIVCDREGIIHRHRPGLYANKYKFIIGDETNHTGRTGTLADAMEGADVCIGVSVPGIITQPMVRSMNDDPIIFALAHPMPEILPHDALQAGAAIVGTGRGEYPNQINYALAFPGIFRGALDVAASRISDEMKVAAAHALAGYIKHPRKDRILPKILNRNVVTTVAAAVREAAVASGCARTIE, encoded by the coding sequence GTGCGTTTCTACAAGAAGATTGATGGGATATTATCGCCATCATTCAAAGAGGAAGTGCAGATCATGAAGAAGGCAAAGAAGAGAGATATCTATGAAGAATCGCTCTCCCTCCATGAAAAATACCAGGGAAAGATCGAAGTTCATTCCAAAGTTGCCCTTGCCAACCGGAGAGATCTCTCCCTTGCCTACACCCCCGGCGTTGCTGCGGTCTGCAGGGAGATTGCAAAGGATAAGACCCTGGCCTACAAGTACACGCTGAAAGCCAACACCATCGCAATCGTGAGTGACGGTTCACGTGTTCTCTCCCAGGGAAATATCGGAGGCTATGCTGCAATCCCGGTCATGGAGGGGAAGGCACTTCTCTTCAAAAAACTGGCCGGGATCGACGCGTTCCCCATCTGTTTTGAGAGTTACAATACACAATTCGCGGACAATGTCAGGAATATCGCCCCGGTCTTCGGGGGAATTGCCCTTGAGGACATCGCCGCTCCCAAATGTTTCGAGCTCGAAGAGTCCCTGCAGGGTATCGGCATCCCGGTGATGCACGACGACCAGCACGGTACTGCCGTTGTGGTTCTCGCGGCGCTCCTGAATGCCTGCCGGGTCACAAAAAAGCGTTTTGAGGACCTGAACGTCGTGGTCTGCGGTGCAGGGGCTGCCGGTTTTGCCATCATACGGATGCTGAAGTGCATCGGGTACAACCCTGACCTCTGCAGCACGGTCAACGATATTATCGTGTGCGACCGGGAAGGCATTATCCACCGCCATCGCCCGGGACTGTACGCGAACAAATACAAATTCATTATCGGGGATGAGACGAACCACACCGGGCGGACCGGAACGCTTGCCGATGCCATGGAGGGTGCAGATGTCTGTATCGGTGTCTCGGTGCCGGGGATCATCACCCAGCCGATGGTGCGATCCATGAACGACGATCCCATTATTTTTGCCCTCGCCCACCCGATGCCGGAGATCCTCCCCCACGACGCGCTCCAGGCAGGGGCTGCTATTGTCGGTACCGGGAGGGGGGAATATCCCAACCAGATCAACTATGCCCTGGCATTCCCGGGAATCTTCCGCGGAGCGCTGGATGTCGCTGCTTCGCGAATATCCGATGAGATGAAAGTGGCAGCCGCCCATGCCCTGGCGGGTTACATCAAACATCCCAGAAAAGACCGGATCCTTCCTAAGATCCTTAACAGGAACGTCGTAACCACAGTTGCTGCTGCTGTACGTGAGGCAGCGGTTGC